One window of Microcoleus vaginatus PCC 9802 genomic DNA carries:
- a CDS encoding ATP-binding cassette domain-containing protein, with protein sequence MPLNNEVAVECLDVTYRLNRRHLVDKLNFKVLQGEVLVLLGRSGSGKTTTMKLINNLLTPSSGEVLVMGKPTTQWNPIQLRRKIGYVIQEIGLFPHFTVEQNVGLVPKLEGWEGDRIQSRVRQLLELVNLDPQHFAKRYPHQLSGGQRQRVGVARALAADPPILLMDEPFGALDPITRLELQREFGQLQQQLGKTVIFVTHGIQEAFLLASRIGLMQDGRLVEVGSPDDFLKSQHPEARAFLECLQVAKFE encoded by the coding sequence ATGCCTCTCAATAATGAAGTTGCTGTCGAATGCCTCGACGTTACATATCGCCTCAACCGCAGGCATTTAGTAGACAAACTCAATTTCAAAGTGCTGCAAGGAGAAGTTTTAGTATTGCTGGGACGAAGCGGGAGTGGTAAAACTACCACCATGAAATTGATTAACAATTTACTAACGCCAAGCAGCGGTGAAGTTCTTGTCATGGGAAAACCGACAACTCAGTGGAACCCCATTCAACTGCGTCGAAAAATTGGCTATGTGATTCAAGAAATCGGTTTATTTCCCCATTTTACCGTCGAGCAAAACGTCGGTTTAGTGCCGAAATTGGAAGGTTGGGAGGGCGATCGTATTCAATCTCGCGTCCGGCAACTGTTAGAATTAGTCAACCTCGACCCCCAGCACTTCGCCAAACGCTATCCCCATCAGTTATCCGGCGGACAGCGACAGCGGGTAGGCGTCGCTAGAGCACTGGCGGCTGACCCTCCGATATTGTTAATGGACGAACCGTTTGGTGCTTTAGACCCGATTACTCGTCTGGAATTGCAGCGGGAATTCGGTCAATTGCAGCAGCAACTCGGCAAAACTGTGATTTTTGTGACTCACGGCATTCAAGAAGCTTTTTTGTTAGCTTCTAGAATAGGTTTGATGCAAGATGGACGGTTGGTTGAAGTGGGATCGCCCGATGATTTTCTAAAATCTCAGCATCCAGAAGCTCGCGCATTTCTTGAATGTTTGCAAGTAGCTAAATTTGAATGA
- a CDS encoding DUF1802 family protein — protein MKSTTRALKEWNVAVNALEQGQTIVLLRKGGIREQAGQFNVNDKQVLLYPTFEHQQPGLLKPEFASQVKTVESGWHPEIIRIGSWAEITDVFLVAWEPAITALFPYHIWNENFVSDRLKWKQNQPIYILLLRAYRLAEIREIPYTPEYGGCRSWLDLADGISLEGSEAVLSDREYIERSNEIRNLIANPANASGSQRVTTLTEGSQDFSPH, from the coding sequence ATGAAATCAACTACTAGGGCGCTGAAAGAATGGAATGTAGCAGTTAATGCTTTGGAACAAGGTCAAACGATTGTGCTGTTGCGGAAGGGGGGAATTCGCGAGCAAGCAGGACAGTTCAATGTCAATGACAAACAGGTTTTGCTGTATCCAACTTTTGAACACCAACAGCCGGGTTTATTAAAGCCGGAGTTTGCGAGTCAGGTAAAAACTGTAGAATCTGGTTGGCATCCAGAAATTATTAGAATTGGCAGTTGGGCTGAGATTACCGATGTTTTTTTGGTAGCTTGGGAACCGGCAATTACTGCGCTATTTCCGTACCATATTTGGAATGAAAATTTTGTCAGCGATCGCCTGAAATGGAAACAAAATCAGCCAATTTATATTTTATTGCTGCGGGCTTATCGCCTTGCAGAAATCCGCGAAATTCCCTACACTCCTGAATACGGCGGTTGCCGTTCTTGGCTCGATTTGGCAGATGGTATTTCGCTGGAGGGAAGCGAAGCTGTTTTGAGCGATCGAGAGTACATTGAACGCTCAAATGAAATCCGCAATCTGATAGCAAATCCTGCGAATGCTTCTGGTTCGCAGAGAGTGACAACGCTGACGGAAGGTAGCCAGGATTTTAGTCCTCATTAA
- a CDS encoding hybrid sensor histidine kinase/response regulator, which produces MSSKLAEQSTILIVDDTPTNLGVLFDFLADFGFKVLVARDGQSALQKVAYAAPDLILLDVLMPGIDGFETCRRLKANDLTRDIPVIFMTALADTVDKVKGLSLGAVDYITKPLQHEEVLARVNVHMKLRNLSKKLLEQNVCLQAEIEQRVKAESSLLKLASELERRVDERTAELFLSNQLLKQEIQERLQAEAGLQESEAQLRTQAQCLEKAFRELQLTQTKLVQSEKMSSLGQLVAGVAHEINNPVNFIFGNLSYAHDYTQNLIDLVNLYHQEFPATGQIIEDKIDEIELDFLVEDLPKLLTSMKVGVDRIREIVQSLRIFSRLDESEMKPVDIHLGIDSTLLILHNRVKGRGDRPAIEVVKEFGNLPLVECYAGQLNQVFMNLVANAIDAIDDYNTTRSLSEMKANPSKIFIRTEVTESNRVLIHIKDNGPGMTEEISQHLFEPFFTTKPIGKGTGIGLSISHQIVVDKHGGQLNCISAPNQGAVFIIDIPIHQKIFANNLITMSETALGIS; this is translated from the coding sequence ATGAGTAGTAAACTTGCCGAACAAAGCACCATTTTAATCGTAGATGACACTCCGACTAATTTAGGTGTCCTGTTCGATTTTTTGGCTGATTTTGGCTTTAAAGTATTGGTAGCTAGGGATGGCCAAAGTGCTCTCCAGAAGGTCGCATATGCTGCGCCCGATCTGATCCTGTTGGATGTGCTTATGCCGGGAATAGATGGGTTTGAAACTTGTCGCCGTTTGAAAGCGAATGATTTAACGAGAGACATTCCCGTGATTTTTATGACGGCTCTTGCTGATACGGTGGATAAGGTTAAAGGTTTGAGTCTGGGTGCGGTGGATTATATCACTAAGCCTCTTCAGCATGAAGAGGTTTTAGCTCGTGTTAATGTCCACATGAAGCTCCGCAACCTGTCGAAGAAACTCCTAGAGCAAAATGTGTGCTTGCAAGCAGAAATCGAACAGCGTGTCAAAGCGGAATCCTCGCTGTTGAAGCTGGCATCGGAGTTGGAAAGGCGAGTTGACGAAAGGACGGCTGAACTTTTTCTATCCAATCAATTGCTCAAACAAGAGATTCAAGAGCGTCTGCAAGCAGAGGCGGGATTGCAAGAATCGGAAGCTCAATTGCGAACCCAAGCTCAATGTTTAGAAAAAGCTTTTCGCGAATTGCAATTGACCCAAACTAAACTTGTGCAGAGCGAAAAAATGTCTTCTCTCGGTCAGCTTGTTGCAGGTGTAGCCCATGAAATCAATAATCCCGTTAATTTTATTTTTGGGAATCTTTCTTACGCCCATGATTATACCCAAAATCTGATTGATCTAGTTAATCTTTATCACCAAGAATTCCCTGCGACTGGGCAAATAATTGAAGATAAAATAGACGAAATAGAACTAGATTTTTTGGTTGAAGACTTACCTAAATTGCTGACTTCAATGAAGGTAGGTGTAGACCGGATTCGGGAAATTGTTCAGTCGCTGCGAATCTTCTCGCGATTGGATGAATCTGAAATGAAACCGGTGGATATTCACCTGGGTATTGATAGCACTCTGTTAATTTTGCATAACCGCGTTAAAGGAAGGGGCGATAGACCTGCAATTGAGGTGGTTAAAGAATTCGGCAATCTGCCTCTGGTAGAGTGTTATGCCGGTCAGCTTAACCAGGTGTTTATGAATCTTGTTGCTAATGCTATTGATGCCATAGATGATTATAATACGACGCGATCGTTAAGTGAAATGAAAGCTAATCCTTCTAAGATTTTCATTCGCACGGAGGTCACGGAATCTAATCGGGTGTTAATTCATATTAAGGATAACGGCCCTGGGATGACAGAAGAAATTAGCCAACATTTATTTGAGCCATTTTTTACTACTAAGCCTATCGGGAAGGGTACTGGTATTGGGCTGTCCATTTCCCATCAGATTGTAGTGGATAAACACGGGGGTCAGCTCAATTGTATTTCAGCTCCCAATCAGGGGGCAGTCTTTATTATTGATATTCCAATTCACCAGAAAATTTTTGCTAATAATTTAATTACGATGTCTGAAACAGCTTTGGGTATTTCTTAG
- a CDS encoding NUDIX hydrolase, translating to MNQTAKSHWKTLDRFVEINSHWVKLIAEHLETTEGKTVEYWRVERADSVVILTIQADKLLFPPPMYRPGVAEATLDFPGGRVPAQATPAAAVPAILKKELGVTESAIARIEPINTVGWAINSSFSNQKLYGFVAELRPTATVNPELIGAEYPLTPDGIRDLLKKLTCLQCRALLLEWQNQVDFRF from the coding sequence ATGAACCAAACTGCAAAATCCCACTGGAAAACTCTAGACCGCTTTGTAGAAATCAACTCTCATTGGGTAAAATTAATCGCGGAACATCTCGAAACAACCGAAGGAAAAACAGTAGAATATTGGCGAGTAGAAAGAGCAGATTCAGTGGTTATCTTGACAATTCAAGCTGACAAATTGCTGTTTCCCCCACCGATGTATCGCCCCGGCGTGGCAGAAGCAACCCTGGATTTTCCCGGCGGTCGCGTACCAGCCCAAGCCACGCCAGCAGCGGCTGTCCCAGCTATACTCAAGAAAGAATTAGGCGTGACAGAAAGCGCGATCGCCCGCATCGAACCGATTAACACCGTCGGCTGGGCAATAAACAGTTCCTTCTCCAATCAAAAACTCTACGGTTTTGTTGCAGAATTGCGCCCGACAGCAACAGTAAACCCCGAACTGATCGGTGCTGAATATCCTCTCACCCCAGACGGAATTCGCGACTTGCTCAAAAAATTAACTTGCCTCCAATGTCGAGCATTACTGCTAGAATGGCAAAATCAAGTCGATTTTAGATTTTAG
- a CDS encoding DUF29 domain-containing protein: protein MHSLYETDFYAWTQEQAKLLRKCQWSQLDLPNLIEEIESLGKQERQELRNRLSILLGHLLKWQYQPQQRSRSWLSTIRVQRRDTQRLIQDNPSLKPYLQEAFQEAYQNGRDLAVGETDLPLKTFPQNCLYTLEEILDSRFYPGEQSPEMENDL from the coding sequence ATGCACAGTCTTTACGAGACAGACTTCTATGCTTGGACGCAAGAACAAGCCAAGTTACTTCGCAAGTGTCAGTGGAGTCAACTTGACTTGCCAAATTTAATTGAGGAGATTGAATCTTTGGGCAAACAGGAACGTCAAGAGCTTAGAAATCGTTTGAGCATTTTGCTGGGACATTTGCTGAAGTGGCAATATCAGCCCCAGCAGCGGAGTCGTAGCTGGCTGTCTACAATTCGAGTGCAGCGGCGGGACACTCAGAGACTGATACAAGATAACCCCAGTCTGAAACCTTACTTGCAAGAAGCTTTCCAAGAAGCTTATCAAAACGGTAGAGATTTGGCAGTAGGAGAAACAGATTTACCTCTCAAAACATTTCCTCAAAACTGCCTTTACACCTTAGAAGAAATTCTGGACTCTCGCTTCTATCCTGGTGAACAAAGTCCTGAAATGGAAAATGATTTATAA
- a CDS encoding response regulator, protein MSITILGYNLSAAIYESVNTIIYRGIKESDRTSAIIKTFKAEHPTIEEISRLRHEHKILRHLDSQGIVKPIALENYHNGLALIVENFSGQSLKDFLNNQPLAINAFLKIGIQLAKTLGEIHHRNVIHKDIKPSNILINSETKEVKIIDFSIASLLERENQTVTNPNLLEGTLAYMSPEQTGRMNRSVDYRTDFYSLGVTFYEMLTGKLPFSAKDPLELVHCHIAKAPIPPKKLNPEIPDAVSEIVMKLLSKTAEDRYQSACGIKIDLETCQQMLSAGEIFPFMIGQLDSYSQFMIPQKLYGREIEVASLLEAFARVSGGTTEMMLVSGYSGIGKSSLVNEVDKPIVGARGYFISGKFDQFKRNIPYAALIQAFQGLMRQLLTENSAQIAIWKAKILEALGANGSIIIEVIPEVEKIIDPQPAVPTLGPTESQNRFNRVFQKFIQVFSKPEHPLVIFLDDLQWADSASLKLIQLIMTDPDSKYLLLIGAYRDNEVSATHPLIYTLEQIQNTRATVNNIILQSLELSHVNQLVSETLRSHISEVLPLAELVFKKTQGNPFFLTQLLKSLYQDKLLSFDFDRVCWQWDIQLLQGIDISDNVVELMVSQIQKLSSPTQNVLKLAACIGDKFSLDVLAIANKKSQSETARDLWEALQAGFVLPLNNFYKIPLLFDSEISTENSTEQFNVTYKFLHDRVQQASYSLIPDAQKKETHRKIGQLLLNSTTPEERKENIFALVNQLNYGTDLITLELERYELAELNLIAGQKAKAATAYESAVKYLNVGLGLLAEDSWESQYDLTLNLHLEAAETEYINTNFERSQHLSETSLKQAKTLLEKGKVYELRIQLEMSQNRRISAIDNGLAVLEMFGISLEQEPPQELIVDDLANLPTMTAPDQLAAMRILNLIITPAFIVDPALFPRILYTKIALSIKYGNSPESAFAYVWYGVLLCGGLGDIDCGYRFGKLAIFLLEKFNAITLKSKIICIFNCLARFWKDPLKATLESLVDAIQSGIETGDIEYACHSIANYCNHLFFSGGELQKVEQEQAKYVAMTIQLKQEYDTLFVKVHQQIVDNLLDKTSDKYHLLGPSFNEEELLPGIIASNNGTLLYAYYVGKMMVSYLFKEFNQTVILAHLALKYASMGAGLIHMSIDNFYHSLSLLALYPKASPKEKEKYLSVVAANQEKMKTWAFHAPCNFQHKYELVEAEKARVLGQPLEASDYYDRAIAGAKEQGYIQEEALANELAGDFYFSRSKDKIARIYLTDARYGYIRWGAKAIVKDLEARYPQIFSRIAKPESQGSPVTMLTSSTSGGSAGSLDLATVIKASQALSGEIVLSKLLAKLMKIAIENAGAQSGIFILEKAGSLLIEAYGTVDSDVEVLQTIPVENSQQLPISLINYVARTQENVVLSDASCEGTFTADTYIVNQKPKSVLCTPIVHQGKLTGILYLENNLTTGAFTPERLEVLQLLSSQAAISIENARLYNDLEAANATLEAKVAERTQQLQEKNIHLQKAEKSAKAANSAKSEFLANMSHELRTPLNGILGYTQILKRQKNLPDQQKDSLNVISQCGDHLLTLINDILDLSKIEARKMEIHLSKFHLSEFLEGLAEICNIRAEQKGISLIYEAITPLPIAVQGDEKRLRQVLINLLGNAIKFTEKGGVAFKVGYQDGKIRFQVEDTGVGMAPEQLQDIFLPFHQVGDANRKVEGTGLGLAISRQLVQMMGGEIKVKSTLGQGSIFFFDLDLPEVSEWATNAAKANAHTIVGFKGGKRRILIADDKWQNRSIMAGMLQPLGFEILEATEGQECLNKVAEFKPDCILMDLMMPVMSGLEATRRLRKSLGQSKLVVIATSASVFDFDRQQSAEVGCNDFIPKPIRIEELLEKLRTHLGLEWIYEENQEEIRKAEGEKKSLSSEIVAPPDEEIAVLFDLAMMGDLRGIAEGAAKLEQLNEQWVPFATHLRQLAKGFEEQQILEFIKKYRTTTNE, encoded by the coding sequence ATGAGCATTACTATTTTGGGTTACAACCTAAGCGCAGCTATTTACGAAAGTGTCAATACTATTATTTATCGCGGCATCAAAGAGAGTGATAGAACCTCAGCAATTATCAAAACCTTCAAAGCTGAGCATCCGACAATCGAAGAAATTTCCCGATTAAGACACGAACATAAAATACTCCGACATTTAGACAGTCAAGGAATAGTCAAACCCATAGCCTTAGAAAACTATCATAACGGCTTAGCGCTGATAGTAGAAAATTTTAGCGGTCAATCTTTAAAAGATTTTCTTAACAATCAACCCTTGGCTATAAACGCCTTTCTAAAAATCGGAATTCAGTTGGCAAAAACTCTGGGAGAAATTCATCACAGGAATGTAATCCATAAAGACATTAAACCCTCAAATATCCTAATTAACTCAGAGACAAAAGAAGTAAAAATTATTGATTTTAGCATTGCTTCTCTTTTAGAGCGAGAAAATCAAACTGTCACCAATCCAAACTTATTAGAAGGAACTCTTGCTTATATGTCGCCGGAACAAACCGGCAGAATGAACCGCTCAGTGGACTACCGTACCGACTTTTACTCCCTTGGTGTTACATTTTATGAAATGCTGACGGGTAAGCTACCTTTTTCCGCAAAAGACCCCCTAGAACTCGTTCATTGCCATATAGCTAAAGCACCCATACCACCTAAAAAGCTCAATCCAGAAATCCCGGATGCAGTTTCTGAAATTGTAATGAAATTATTATCTAAAACTGCTGAAGATAGATATCAAAGTGCTTGCGGAATAAAAATTGACTTGGAAACCTGCCAGCAGATGCTTTCTGCTGGAGAGATTTTCCCCTTTATGATAGGTCAACTAGATTCCTACAGCCAATTTATGATTCCGCAAAAACTCTATGGGCGGGAAATAGAAGTTGCTAGTTTGCTAGAAGCCTTCGCTCGCGTCAGTGGTGGGACAACGGAAATGATGCTAGTTTCCGGTTATTCAGGTATCGGCAAATCTTCCTTAGTTAACGAAGTTGATAAACCTATAGTCGGAGCACGAGGGTATTTTATTTCCGGTAAATTTGACCAATTTAAGCGGAATATTCCTTATGCTGCTCTAATTCAAGCATTTCAAGGATTGATGCGGCAACTGCTCACTGAAAATTCGGCTCAAATAGCAATTTGGAAAGCTAAAATTCTCGAAGCCCTTGGTGCCAATGGGTCAATTATTATTGAGGTTATTCCCGAAGTAGAAAAGATTATTGATCCACAGCCTGCGGTTCCGACTTTGGGACCCACTGAATCTCAAAACCGATTTAATCGAGTGTTTCAAAAATTTATACAGGTGTTTAGTAAACCCGAACACCCCCTAGTGATATTTTTGGATGACTTGCAGTGGGCAGATTCGGCTTCCCTCAAGCTTATCCAGCTAATTATGACCGATCCAGATAGTAAATATCTGCTATTAATTGGGGCTTATCGAGATAATGAAGTCAGTGCCACTCATCCCTTAATTTATACCTTAGAGCAAATTCAAAATACTAGGGCAACAGTAAATAATATTATCCTCCAATCTTTAGAGCTCTCTCATGTTAACCAATTAGTGAGCGAAACTCTTCGTAGTCACATTTCCGAAGTTTTACCCCTGGCTGAGTTAGTTTTTAAGAAAACCCAGGGAAATCCCTTCTTCTTAACTCAACTGCTCAAATCCCTTTATCAAGACAAACTTCTATCCTTTGATTTTGATCGAGTTTGTTGGCAGTGGGATATCCAACTGCTTCAAGGCATTGATATCAGCGATAATGTCGTCGAATTGATGGTCAGCCAAATTCAAAAGCTATCGTCCCCGACGCAGAATGTCTTAAAATTAGCTGCCTGTATAGGAGATAAGTTTAGTTTAGACGTTTTGGCAATTGCTAATAAAAAATCTCAGTCAGAGACGGCAAGGGATTTATGGGAAGCGCTACAAGCTGGTTTCGTTCTGCCACTAAATAATTTCTACAAAATCCCCCTGCTATTTGACTCGGAAATATCTACAGAAAACTCAACGGAGCAGTTTAATGTCACCTACAAGTTTTTGCATGACCGAGTGCAACAGGCGTCTTATTCTCTGATACCCGACGCTCAGAAAAAAGAAACTCACCGAAAAATTGGTCAACTCCTGCTGAATTCCACAACCCCTGAAGAACGAAAAGAAAATATCTTTGCACTGGTTAACCAACTAAATTATGGAACGGATTTAATCACTTTAGAGTTGGAAAGATATGAGTTGGCAGAACTGAATCTGATCGCCGGACAGAAAGCCAAAGCTGCCACAGCTTATGAGTCGGCTGTCAAATATTTGAATGTGGGTTTAGGACTCTTGGCGGAGGATAGTTGGGAGAGTCAATATGATTTGACATTAAACCTCCATCTGGAAGCAGCAGAAACTGAATATATAAACACTAACTTTGAGCGATCGCAACATTTGTCTGAGACGAGCCTGAAACAAGCAAAAACCCTTCTCGAAAAAGGCAAGGTTTACGAGCTTAGAATTCAATTAGAGATGTCTCAAAATCGAAGAATATCAGCTATAGATAATGGACTCGCCGTTCTGGAAATGTTCGGAATTAGCCTAGAGCAAGAACCCCCTCAAGAACTGATAGTTGATGATTTAGCTAACTTGCCGACAATGACAGCTCCCGATCAACTCGCAGCTATGCGAATATTAAATCTTATTATAACACCAGCTTTTATTGTAGATCCTGCGCTGTTTCCGCGAATTCTTTATACAAAAATAGCCTTGTCTATTAAGTATGGGAATTCGCCTGAATCTGCTTTTGCTTATGTTTGGTATGGAGTGCTACTCTGTGGAGGATTAGGAGACATAGATTGTGGCTATCGATTTGGCAAATTAGCTATTTTTTTACTAGAAAAATTTAACGCAATTACCCTTAAATCAAAAATAATTTGTATATTTAATTGTCTGGCTAGGTTTTGGAAAGATCCGCTTAAGGCAACCCTAGAATCTTTGGTTGATGCAATTCAAAGTGGTATAGAAACTGGAGATATAGAATATGCTTGTCACAGTATTGCAAATTATTGCAATCACTTATTTTTTAGCGGGGGAGAGCTCCAAAAAGTTGAGCAAGAACAGGCAAAATATGTTGCTATGACCATTCAGCTCAAACAAGAATATGATACTTTATTTGTGAAAGTTCACCAGCAAATAGTTGACAATTTACTGGACAAAACCTCAGACAAATACCATTTACTAGGTCCAAGCTTTAATGAAGAAGAACTACTGCCTGGAATTATAGCTTCTAACAATGGGACTTTGCTCTATGCCTATTATGTCGGCAAAATGATGGTATCTTATTTATTTAAAGAGTTTAATCAAACCGTGATACTTGCTCATTTAGCATTAAAATACGCCAGCATGGGGGCAGGATTAATCCACATGAGTATCGACAACTTTTACCATTCTCTTTCCCTCCTAGCACTGTATCCAAAAGCCTCGCCAAAAGAGAAAGAAAAATATCTAAGTGTAGTAGCAGCTAACCAAGAAAAAATGAAGACTTGGGCGTTCCATGCGCCGTGCAATTTTCAGCACAAGTATGAGTTAGTAGAAGCAGAAAAAGCGCGGGTTTTGGGACAACCTTTAGAAGCGAGCGATTATTACGATCGCGCCATAGCAGGAGCCAAAGAACAGGGATATATCCAAGAAGAAGCATTAGCCAACGAATTAGCAGGAGACTTTTATTTTTCCCGTTCTAAAGATAAAATTGCTCGGATTTATTTAACCGATGCTCGCTACGGATATATTCGCTGGGGAGCTAAAGCTATAGTCAAAGATTTGGAAGCCAGATATCCTCAAATATTTTCCCGGATAGCCAAGCCCGAAAGTCAAGGTAGCCCGGTCACGATGCTCACTAGCTCGACGAGTGGAGGAAGTGCAGGATCTCTAGATTTAGCTACTGTGATCAAAGCATCCCAAGCTCTTTCTGGTGAAATTGTACTGAGTAAGCTGTTGGCAAAATTGATGAAAATTGCGATCGAGAATGCGGGCGCTCAAAGTGGCATTTTTATTTTAGAAAAAGCGGGAAGTTTACTAATAGAAGCCTATGGAACCGTAGATAGCGATGTAGAAGTGCTGCAAACAATACCAGTGGAAAATAGTCAGCAACTACCCATATCTTTGATTAACTATGTTGCCCGAACTCAGGAAAATGTTGTATTAAGCGATGCGAGTTGTGAGGGAACCTTCACAGCGGATACTTATATCGTAAACCAAAAGCCAAAGTCAGTATTATGTACTCCAATCGTTCATCAAGGAAAACTTACTGGGATTCTGTATTTAGAAAATAATCTCACAACTGGCGCTTTTACTCCCGAGCGTTTAGAAGTTTTACAACTTTTATCTTCTCAAGCAGCTATTTCGATTGAAAATGCCCGTCTTTATAACGATTTGGAAGCAGCAAACGCTACTTTAGAAGCGAAGGTGGCAGAAAGAACGCAACAGTTACAAGAAAAAAATATCCATTTACAAAAAGCAGAAAAATCAGCGAAAGCCGCCAACTCTGCCAAGAGTGAGTTTCTTGCTAATATGAGCCACGAGCTCCGAACGCCACTTAATGGCATTTTGGGTTACACGCAAATCCTCAAACGACAAAAAAACTTACCTGACCAGCAAAAGGATAGTCTGAACGTCATTAGTCAGTGCGGGGATCACCTCTTAACCCTGATTAACGATATTTTAGATCTCTCTAAAATCGAAGCCAGAAAAATGGAAATCCACCTGAGTAAGTTCCATTTATCAGAATTTTTGGAAGGCCTGGCTGAAATTTGCAATATTCGGGCAGAACAAAAGGGAATCTCCCTGATTTACGAGGCAATTACCCCACTACCTATTGCCGTCCAGGGTGATGAAAAAAGGTTGCGGCAAGTTTTAATCAACTTACTCGGCAATGCGATTAAGTTTACCGAAAAAGGTGGGGTGGCATTCAAAGTAGGATATCAGGATGGCAAAATCCGGTTTCAAGTGGAAGATACCGGAGTTGGTATGGCACCAGAGCAATTACAAGATATATTTTTGCCTTTTCACCAAGTAGGGGATGCCAACCGCAAGGTTGAAGGAACCGGGTTGGGACTGGCAATTAGTCGCCAATTAGTCCAGATGATGGGCGGTGAAATAAAGGTGAAGAGTACATTAGGACAAGGGAGCATTTTCTTCTTCGATTTAGATTTGCCAGAGGTATCGGAATGGGCGACTAATGCAGCCAAAGCCAATGCCCACACAATCGTTGGTTTCAAAGGCGGAAAGCGAAGAATTCTCATAGCTGACGACAAGTGGCAGAATCGCTCGATCATGGCAGGAATGCTTCAGCCGTTAGGATTTGAAATTCTGGAAGCAACGGAGGGTCAGGAGTGTTTAAACAAGGTGGCAGAGTTTAAACCAGACTGTATTTTAATGGACTTGATGATGCCAGTAATGAGTGGCTTAGAAGCAACGCGCCGGCTTCGCAAATCACTAGGTCAGAGTAAGTTAGTGGTGATTGCTACTTCTGCCAGCGTTTTTGATTTCGATCGACAACAAAGTGCCGAGGTAGGTTGCAATGATTTTATTCCCAAACCCATACGAATCGAGGAGCTTTTAGAAAAATTACGTACTCATTTAGGGTTAGAATGGATTTATGAAGAAAACCAGGAAGAGATTAGGAAAGCAGAAGGAGAAAAAAAATCTCTAAGTTCTGAAATTGTAGCTCCTCCCGATGAGGAAATCGCCGTTCTATTCGATCTAGCGATGATGGGTGATCTGCGAGGGATTGCGGAGGGAGCTGCAAAACTAGAACAACTCAATGAGCAATGGGTGCCCTTTGCTACCCATCTGCGCCAGTTAGCGAAAGGATTTGAAGAACAACAAATCCTCGAGTTTATTAAAAAATATAGGACGACAACCAATGAGTAG
- a CDS encoding ABC transporter permease: protein MIIFINRYGAEIIQRATEHLYLVTVAIFIAISVGIPLGILVTRKPKLNKPILGFANIMQTIPSLALFGLLLPVSGIDKSTAIIALTLYSLLPIIRNTYTGIVGVDPAITEAGRGMGMTDMQLLWQVEIPLALGVILAGVRVATVIAIGLATIAAAIGAGGLGVFIFRGVATVNNQLLLAGAIPAALMALAADFGLGWVEWHLSKTTLKTINED, encoded by the coding sequence ATGATAATTTTTATCAACCGCTATGGCGCTGAGATAATTCAGCGCGCCACCGAGCATTTATATTTAGTAACTGTTGCAATTTTTATCGCTATTAGTGTGGGGATTCCCCTCGGGATTTTAGTCACGAGAAAACCAAAATTGAACAAGCCCATTTTGGGATTTGCTAATATTATGCAAACAATTCCCAGTTTAGCTTTGTTTGGCTTGCTACTCCCGGTAAGTGGAATAGACAAGAGCACGGCTATTATCGCCCTCACTCTGTATTCTTTACTGCCAATTATCCGCAATACTTATACTGGTATTGTCGGCGTCGATCCAGCGATTACGGAAGCAGGAAGAGGCATGGGGATGACTGATATGCAACTGTTATGGCAAGTGGAAATTCCCCTGGCACTGGGCGTGATTCTGGCGGGGGTGCGAGTAGCGACAGTAATTGCGATCGGACTTGCTACAATCGCCGCTGCAATTGGCGCGGGTGGCTTGGGGGTGTTTATTTTTCGCGGCGTTGCTACCGTCAACAATCAGTTACTTTTGGCTGGGGCAATTCCGGCCGCTTTAATGGCCTTAGCTGCGGATTTTGGGCTGGGTTGGGTAGAATGGCACCTCTCTAAAACTACCTTAAAAACTATTAATGAGGACTAA